Within Tistrella mobilis, the genomic segment CCCACGAACCAGACCAGAAAGCCCATGGCGGCGCCGAAATGGACCATCCGCTTGGCGCGGCCGAATTCTCCGGCCGTGCCGTTGACCCGGCGCAGCATGGCGATGCCAGCCACGGCGAACAGGGCCGCGGTGATGCCCTCGCCGGCGATGATCGCCCAATAGCCGATATGCCAGAAGATCGGATCGGTGATCGCCCGCCACATCAGCGCATTGCCGGGGAAGGTGTCGTCCATCGCCAGAACGTGAGACACGAAGGCGAAATTCGATCCGTAGTCGGTCAGATTGTTGAAGGTGACGAGGAAGGCGAAGGCCGAGAGGCCAAGCACCATCACGATCTTGGCCACACGCGACGCAGCAGGCATGAACGCTCGCTCCCTGGGACCGGGCGGTTTACCCCCGGTCCGGACACTCCTGACCGGAGGTCCCTGTCCCGGAACGGGGTCCGCCTCACATCATTATGCAACTGGCCATCATGCCCAGAAGCAGCACCA encodes:
- a CDS encoding DUF2165 family protein, producing the protein MPAASRVAKIVMVLGLSAFAFLVTFNNLTDYGSNFAFVSHVLAMDDTFPGNALMWRAITDPIFWHIGYWAIIAGEGITAALFAVAGIAMLRRVNGTAGEFGRAKRMVHFGAAMGFLVWFVGFMVIGGEWFAMWQSSTWNGQAPAFRFYITILAVVIYVGQPDPD